In Rhodamnia argentea isolate NSW1041297 chromosome 11, ASM2092103v1, whole genome shotgun sequence, one genomic interval encodes:
- the LOC115739400 gene encoding protein ROOT PRIMORDIUM DEFECTIVE 1-like isoform X1, producing MNWKFIFKPSSCCCSVFMTTRTKTTSAQYVASRARDPTFEKLMEKYKNLLKVVAIQDLILASSNPSSSISLDFLNRLSQKLHLNRGAASFLRKYPHIFQIFYDTNESQPFCKLTDAAIEIALEESQAIKASMALVVDRLVHLLLMTPTKSLPLRAIFKVWRELGLPDDFEDSVISQNSNLFRLCDGHEPNTHILKLVDIVPEKYHLTAAVENWRVTECCREDSHVDRTEIMFSFKHGFPPGMRLSKDLKVKVKEWQRLPYVGPYEGIREKRKSKAAIMALEKRAVAVVHEFLSLTVEKMVEVEKISHFRNWFEIDMNIRDLFLDHPGIFYLSTKGKTHTVFLREAYERGCLIDPNPVYEARRKLLNLVLLGHRAFFSSSPMIGDANQSKVGEFRGKE from the coding sequence ATGAATtggaaattcatttttaaaccctCCAGCTGCTGCTGTTCTGTATTTATGACTACTAGAACCAAAACAACCTCTGCACAGTATGTAGCCTCCAGGGCCAGAGACCCCACATTCGAAAAGCTCATGGAGAAGTACAAAAACCTTCTTAAAGTGGTTGCAATTCAAGACCTCATCCTTGCTTCCAGCAACCCTTCATCATCAATTTCATTGGACTTCCTCAATAGGCTCTCCCAGAAGCTCCACTTGAATCGTGGTGCTGCCTCCTTCCTCCGCAAATACCCCCACATCTTCCAAATATTTTATGATACTAATGAGTCTCAACCCTTTTGCAAATTAACCGATGCTGCCATTGAAATTGCCTTAGAAGAAAGTCAGGCAATCAAGGCATCGATGGCCCTTGTTGTGGACCGATTAGTTCACCTTTTATTAATGACTCCTACAAAGTCTTTGCCACTCCGTGCTATTTTCAAGGTCTGGAGGGAGCTTGGTCTCCCAGATGACTTTGAAGATTCTGTTATTTCCCAAAATTCCAATCTCTTTAGACTTTGTGATGGTCATGAACCAAATACTCATATCTTGAAGTTGGTCGACATTGTTCCGGAAAAATATCATCTTACAGCAGCAGTTGAGAATTGGAGGGTTACTGAGTGTTGTAGGGAAGACAGTCATGTTGATAGAACCGAAATTATGTTCAGTTTCAAGCATGGTTTTCCTCCGGGAATGAGATTGAGCAAGGACTTGAAGGTTAAGGTTAAGGAATGGCAGAGATTGCCCTATGTGGGGCCATATGAGGGGAtaagggaaaagagaaagtcTAAGGCTGCAATCATGGCATTGGAGAAACGAGCAGTTGCTGTGGTTCATGAATTCTTGAGTCTCACTGTGGAAAAGATGGTTGAAGTGGAGAAGATTAGTCATTTTAGAAATTGGTTCGAAATAGATATGAATATCAGGGACTTGTTCTTGGATCATCCTGGGATATTTTATCTCTCGACCAAGGGGAAAACACACACCGTGTTCCTCAGAGAAGCTTATGAGAGAGGATGTTTAATCGACCCGAATCCTGTTTATGAGGCAAGGAGAAAGCTTCTTAATTTAGTTCTGTTGGGACATCGTGCATTTTTTTCTAGTAGTCCAATGATAGGGGATGCTAATCAGAGCAAGGTGGGCGAGTTTCGAGGAAAAGAATAA
- the LOC115739400 gene encoding uncharacterized protein LOC115739400 isoform X2 has translation MEANVVHDDVEIEEEYVLLDLDSVHGQFDIPPNAPYVLSGLDTLNPILVIGNKLKLIGHYEETIGTCIALTEEGTSPIVSEETGPSEANKFSGKSNMDPNQCPSKQVKPVACINKILKFKLLVDTDVPDASTQP, from the exons ATGGAGGCAAATGTGGTGCATGATGATGTAGAGATTGAGGAAGAATATGTCTTACTTGATCTTGACTCTGTCCATGGGCAGTTCGACATTCCGCCAAATGCACCTTATGTCTTATCT GGTTTGGACACATTGAATCCCATATTGGTCATTGGTAACAAATTGAAGCTG ATTGGGCATTATGAGGAAACAATAGGAACATGTATTGCTCTTACCGAAGAGG GTACTTCCCCCATCGTTTCTGAAGAGACAGGACCATCTGAAGCGAACAAATTCTCTGGAAAATCTAATATGGATCCAAATCAGTGTCCCAGCAAGCAAGTAAAACCAGTTGCCTGCATCAATAAGATTCTCAAGTTCAAATTATTGGTAGATACCGATGTTCCTGATGCAAGTACTCAGCCATGA